From the genome of Mycobacterium kansasii ATCC 12478:
GACGCCATTGCCGAAGGTATTCTTGCCGCAGTCAAGCGCCTCTACTTGCTGGGTAAAAACGACCGCCCCACAGGCACTTTCACTTTCGCCGAGTTATTAGCCCACGAGCTGTCGGTGGAGCGGGCCAGCAGGCTCGGCGGTTCCTGAATTGTCTTGAAGTTCCCGGGGCGCATCGTTCTCCGAGCCGTCAGGGTACCGGGCCTAGACCTAGACGTACCGGGCCTGGCGGTAGCGAGCGTGCTCATAGAAATGCTTGCTGGGTTTGATTTCGGCCGTGCGGTGGAGGTGCTGACATGATGAGGGATCTCCGTGTTCGGAGATCCCTGGTGTCGGTCGTAGCCTCGGGTTGTTGAGATCAGGGAGGCGGTGGTGGCCGACGTGCAGCCTTTCTCACCGAGGTCTACGGGCATGTTGCCGAGTTAGACCCAAGGCTACCAACAGATCTCGACAGATCTCGCCCGTCGCGCGACCTGGCGCAAGCCTGGCGACAACTGGACCGCAGCCTGAACCACCAAGTTGGCCTGATCGTGAACTTCGGCCCTCACGCGGAGCTAGAACTGGCGCTGGAACTAGCAGTAGAACTGGCCGTCGTAGCCGCCCCCACGGGTTGTTGCAGCTGCGCATTTTCCAGCAATCGCTCCAAAGCCGCCTCTACCTCGGCCTTCCACCCAAAGCCTTTGTCCAGTTCGAGCCGCAACCGCGGGAAGTACCTGTGCGGGGCCACCACCACAAAACCCATGTCGGTCAAGAAGTCTGCGTCGATGACGCAGTGGTCGACGGAGCAGTCACCGACAACCTCGAGCACTGGGCGCACTTCCGGATCGATCAATCCAGGGTCCTGTAAGTCGGCCACCTCCACCGTGCGGCCGAAAGCTTCCAGCGCACGTACCCCGCGTCGGACCAGTTCGTCGACCACCCCGGCGATCAGGCTGTGCGGCAAATCATCGGGGGCTTGTCCGCGTTCGATACCCATCGACGTCAACAACACCGCATCGGCAGACACCGGCGCGGTCGGGAACCGGTGGGCCCGCGGTACGGCTCGCGGCGGAGCGTAGAACACGTACCCCAGACAGGGCGGTTCGGCGTCACTGCGTTCATCCGGAATCGCCGTCGCCACCTGACCGCACGAACCCCATTCCAACATCACCATTGACAGCCAGGCTTCTTTTTCGAATTCCGGGTCGGCGAGGTGGTGATCGTTGCCCAGGGTCGCGGGGTCCACTTCCCAGAAGACGCACCGGCGCGCGTGCTTGGGTAGCTGCTCAAAGGCTTCGAGCCGCAGCGCTGTGATACGAGCAGACACTAGTCTCCTGGCCTCCGTGCGGTACTGCAACTGTCAGCGCCGCTCCTCTGCCGGCCCTTCGGCCGACGTTGTCGCACGGCCACGCCCACAGCCCTGATCTCCCCCGGCTGATGTGCACCAGCAACCTCTCCAGGATAGGAGAGTTGGTCGCAATTGGGCCAGTATCGGTTGGCCACCCGGGCCGCTGCCGGCCGCTGCCGCGTCACGACCGGCTCCGCTGCTCACAACCAACCGGTCGTGTCACGAAAACCCTTGGCGCACATGGGGTCCGCGCTGAAGTACACCGCAACAAGCACTGCCTCCCTATTCCGGAACCGCGTCAGTGTCACAGTGACGTAATTACCCGGTGTTGCGGCTCACGCGTTTGCATCGGTCATCAAGCCGATGATCCGCTGCAAATCGTCCACCGAACCGAACTCGACCACGATCTTGCCCTTGCGTTTGCCAAGGCTGACCGTGACCCGGGTGTCGAAGGCGGTCGATAGACGCTCGGCAACGTCTTGAAGCCCGGGCATGTGGATCGGTTTGCGCCGCGGCGGAGTTGGTGTGCTGGTACCGGCCCGGTTGGCCAGCGTGACGGCCTCCTCAGTGGCTCGCACCGACAGACCCTCGGCGACGATTCGGCTCGCCAGTTCCTCCTGTGCCTCCGGCCCAGCCTCTAGCGACAGCAGCGCACGCGCATGACCAGCCGACAACACCCCTGCGGCGACCCGCCGCTGAACGGGGATTGGCAGCTTGAGCAACCGGATCATGTTGGTGATCAACGGGCGCGACCGGCCGATGCGTGCGGCCAGTTCATCGTGGGTGACGCCGAATTCATCGAGTAGCTGTTGGTAGGCGGCTGCCTCCTCCAGCGGGTTCAACTGGACCCGATGGATGTTTTCCAATAGGGCATCGCGCAGCAGACTATCGTCACCGGTTTCGCGCACGATAGCGGGAATCGTGGCCAGGCCGGCCTCTTGGGCAGCGCGCCAACGTCGCTCCCCCATCACGATTTGGTAGTGCGCACCGCTTGGCGTTGCCTCGATCGCCCGCACCACGATTGGCTGCAGGAGCCCGAACTCGCGGATCGAGTGCACCAATTCCTGCAGTGCCTCCTGGTCGAAAACCTGGCGTGGTTGCCGGGGATTGGCCTCGATGTCCGACGGAGCGATCTCGCGGTACACCGCACCCATCGGGCTGGCATCGAGCGCGGGCCCGCCGATCACGACGTCGGCGGTCGCCGACCCCATCCGTGGGCCGAACGACGGCCCGGACTCACCGTCGGCGGGACCGGTGGGTATCAGCGAAGCCAGTCCCCGCCCAAGGCCGCCTTTCCGGCGTGACGGCTGCGTCATTGTCGTCCCCTCCCGGCTGATGGTCGATCACGATCGGC
Proteins encoded in this window:
- a CDS encoding ParB/RepB/Spo0J family partition protein; the encoded protein is MTQPSRRKGGLGRGLASLIPTGPADGESGPSFGPRMGSATADVVIGGPALDASPMGAVYREIAPSDIEANPRQPRQVFDQEALQELVHSIREFGLLQPIVVRAIEATPSGAHYQIVMGERRWRAAQEAGLATIPAIVRETGDDSLLRDALLENIHRVQLNPLEEAAAYQQLLDEFGVTHDELAARIGRSRPLITNMIRLLKLPIPVQRRVAAGVLSAGHARALLSLEAGPEAQEELASRIVAEGLSVRATEEAVTLANRAGTSTPTPPRRKPIHMPGLQDVAERLSTAFDTRVTVSLGKRKGKIVVEFGSVDDLQRIIGLMTDANA